From Bradyrhizobium symbiodeficiens, the proteins below share one genomic window:
- a CDS encoding gamma-glutamyltransferase family protein: MPHQFSLNQTVRKPAVTSKGGIVASQSRRAAEVGAQVLAAGGDCVDAVVATTMALNVLEPWNSGIGGGGAMVLYRAKENRTEVIDYGMSAPQSLRAADYPLSGAGAASDLFPWPRVKDDRNIHGPGSIAVPGVVAGMEEAHRRYAKMPWKDLVTPAATLAGEGLLVDWWTTGTISGSAADLRRYPASAAAFLKDGLPPSAPWGIKAETRLPQDTLKATLSHLAEAGPRDFYQGDLARSIASDIKADGGSLSVEDLAAFRAHLREPLAIPYRDGKVYATPELTAGPTMAHALRLLQQSLKPGSAPDAAAYVEYALALQAAFRERLKDMGDADGKRSLGAEYLAPACTTHFSVVDRHGNIAAVTQTLLSSFGSRYVTPHTGIAMNNGIMWFDPTPGTTNSLAPGKRCLCNYTPVIAETKDGKRLAVGASGGRRILPSVMQLVSFAMDFGMDLDAAIHQPRIDASEGAVVIGDARLPEDVRKALAARFDYEETRVQALPQKFACPSVVMRDGDVNSGAVEIFHPWADAVTEG; this comes from the coding sequence ATGCCTCATCAGTTCAGCCTCAACCAAACCGTCCGCAAACCCGCCGTCACATCCAAGGGCGGCATCGTCGCCTCGCAGTCGCGGCGGGCGGCCGAAGTGGGCGCGCAGGTGCTGGCGGCGGGCGGCGACTGCGTGGACGCCGTCGTGGCGACCACCATGGCTCTGAACGTGCTGGAGCCCTGGAACAGCGGTATCGGCGGCGGCGGTGCGATGGTGCTCTACCGCGCCAAGGAAAATCGCACCGAGGTGATCGACTACGGCATGTCCGCGCCACAGAGTCTGCGCGCTGCCGATTATCCGCTCAGCGGCGCAGGCGCGGCCTCCGATCTCTTCCCCTGGCCGCGGGTGAAGGACGATCGCAACATCCACGGCCCCGGTTCGATCGCGGTGCCCGGCGTCGTCGCCGGGATGGAGGAGGCGCATCGCCGCTACGCCAAGATGCCCTGGAAGGATCTGGTCACGCCGGCAGCCACGCTGGCCGGCGAAGGCCTGCTTGTCGATTGGTGGACCACGGGGACGATCTCCGGCTCGGCCGCCGATCTCAGGCGCTATCCCGCCAGCGCGGCGGCGTTCCTGAAGGACGGCCTGCCACCGAGCGCGCCATGGGGCATCAAGGCCGAGACGCGACTGCCGCAGGACACGCTGAAAGCGACGCTGTCGCATCTCGCCGAGGCCGGACCGCGCGATTTCTACCAGGGCGATCTCGCCAGGAGCATCGCCTCCGACATCAAGGCCGACGGCGGTTCGCTGTCGGTCGAGGACCTCGCCGCCTTCCGCGCGCATTTGCGCGAGCCGCTGGCGATCCCGTATCGCGACGGCAAGGTGTATGCGACGCCCGAGCTCACGGCCGGACCCACCATGGCACACGCGCTGCGCCTGTTGCAGCAGAGCCTGAAGCCGGGAAGTGCGCCGGACGCGGCCGCCTATGTCGAATATGCCCTCGCTCTGCAGGCGGCCTTCCGCGAGCGGCTCAAGGACATGGGCGATGCCGACGGCAAACGCTCGCTTGGTGCCGAATATCTGGCGCCCGCCTGCACCACGCATTTCTCCGTGGTCGACCGACACGGCAACATCGCGGCGGTGACGCAGACGCTGCTGTCGTCGTTCGGCTCGAGATACGTGACGCCGCACACCGGCATCGCCATGAACAACGGCATCATGTGGTTCGATCCGACGCCGGGCACCACCAATTCGCTCGCGCCCGGCAAGCGCTGCCTCTGCAACTACACGCCCGTCATCGCAGAGACGAAGGACGGCAAGCGGCTCGCTGTCGGCGCCTCCGGCGGCCGCCGCATCCTGCCCTCGGTGATGCAGCTCGTCTCCTTTGCGATGGATTTCGGCATGGATCTCGATGCCGCCATCCACCAGCCGCGCATCGACGCCAGCGAAGGCGCGGTGGTGATCGGCGATGCTCGCCTGCCGGAGGACGTCCGCAAAGCCCTTGCCGCGCGCTTCGACTATGAAGAGACCCGCGTGCAGGCTTTGCCGCAGAAATTCGCTTGCCCGAGCGTGGTGATGCGCGACGGCGACGTCAATTCCGGCGCGGTCGAGATCTTCCATCCCTGGGCGGATGCGGTGACGGAAGGCTGA